In Nitrosophilus alvini, the following are encoded in one genomic region:
- a CDS encoding OadG family protein — protein MELNLTLEGFKFMFLGMGIVFLFLVTLIFVLQIQAKIIEKIASKTVSTVTTQKKSNKKDESKITAVISAALHTYRKKHR, from the coding sequence ATGGAGCTTAATCTGACACTTGAAGGTTTTAAATTTATGTTTTTGGGTATGGGAATAGTTTTTCTATTTCTCGTAACGCTTATTTTTGTTCTTCAAATTCAGGCAAAAATTATAGAAAAAATAGCATCAAAAACAGTGTCAACTGTAACAACACAAAAGAAAAGTAACAAAAAAGATGAAAGCAAAATAACAGCTGTAATATCTGCTGCGCTGCATACATATAGAAAAAAACATCGATAG
- the cmeU gene encoding CmeU family protein: protein MDKEKAMKELKAYEKIRNEFYSYLDSKIPKKENGMFDFENAEQLDAKEIYELFYKLDYQARKIRGMVVNLLGLKAE from the coding sequence TTGGATAAAGAAAAAGCTATGAAAGAGTTAAAGGCATATGAAAAAATAAGAAATGAATTTTACTCTTATCTCGATTCCAAAATACCTAAAAAAGAGAACGGCATGTTTGACTTTGAAAATGCTGAACAGCTTGATGCCAAAGAGATATACGAACTTTTTTATAAATTAGATTACCAGGCAAGGAAAATAAGAGGAATGGTTGTAAACCTTTTGGGTTTAAA